The following is a genomic window from Candidatus Zixiibacteriota bacterium.
GCGGGTGTAGCGCACCTTCGGTATATTCCTGACAGACAGTACCAGATTGCGATTTTCACCTTCATCGAGAATCAGACATTTTTTTCGGTCCAGACCGAGTTTATCAAGAATTCCGGACATGGTTTTTGTTTTTATTTCCACCAGATTAAGATCCTCGACCACCATAACGCTTTCGTTCTGAGCTTTATCGGACAGAGCCGAAAGCAATGCCGTCCGCTTCATCTGTTTGGGAAATTTCCGGTAATAACAGCGCGGCTGCGGGCCAAAAATTATTCCGCCGCCTCGCCAGAGAGGCGAACGCGTCGTTCCGGCCCGTGCCCGACCGGTTCCCTTCTGCCGGTAAGGCTTGTTCCCGGTACCGCTGACCATCGATCGTCCCTTGACACTGGATGTTCCCTGGC
Proteins encoded in this region:
- the rplD gene encoding 50S ribosomal protein L4, which translates into the protein MMEVKVYNKEGAEIGTMALNEAVFGAKSNPSLVHQYVVNYLANQRQGTSSVKGRSMVSGTGNKPYRQKGTGRARAGTTRSPLWRGGGIIFGPQPRCYYRKFPKQMKRTALLSALSDKAQNESVMVVEDLNLVEIKTKTMSGILDKLGLDRKKCLILDEGENRNLVLSVRNIPKVRYTRAPLINAYEVVNADVLVFTRAGITKIEEVFGR